A DNA window from Nitrospirota bacterium contains the following coding sequences:
- a CDS encoding response regulator, giving the protein MTQRKILLADDEPYMVLALSFVLRKEGYEVECASDGEEALRKFLEFNPEVVFLDLMMPKKDGFEVCHALRNDQQYRGRSPYIIMLTCKGQDVDRYKGYLEGADEYLTKPFSPAAVVRKLKEHFMENTERSP; this is encoded by the coding sequence ATGACGCAAAGAAAGATACTCCTTGCTGACGATGAACCCTATATGGTGCTTGCGCTTTCATTCGTGCTCCGCAAGGAGGGCTATGAGGTGGAATGCGCGTCGGACGGCGAGGAGGCCCTGAGGAAGTTCCTGGAGTTCAATCCCGAGGTTGTATTCCTTGACCTCATGATGCCCAAAAAGGACGGTTTCGAAGTTTGCCATGCCCTGAGGAACGACCAGCAATACAGGGGGCGCTCACCCTATATCATCATGCTGACATGCAAGGGCCAGGATGTGGACCGCTACAAGGGCTATCTGGAGGGTGCGGACGAATACCTGACCAAACCGTTTTCTCCGGCGGCCGTAGTACGCAAGTTGAAAGAACACTTCATGGAAAATACCGAACGGTCTCCATAA